The Candidatus Eremiobacteraceae bacterium genome segment TCACGCCTAATGATGCGTTTTTCGTGCGCTGGCATCTCGCCGGCGTGCCGACCGACATAGACGTCAACGCATTCCGCATCAACGTTCACGGTTTGGTGACGACGCCTCTGCAGCTCAGCGTCGCTGACCTGAAGGCCGGTTTTGATGCCGTCGAGATCGCCGCTGTGTGCGAATGTTCCGGCAACAGCCGCGGCTTCTTCAGCCCGCGCGTGGCCGGCGGCCAGTGGGCCAACGGCGCAATGGGCAACGCGCTATGGAAGGGCGTACGCCTCAAAGACATCCTCGCCAAGGCGGGCGTGCGCGACGGCGCAGTGCAAGTCCGCCTGAACGGCGCGGAGACGCCGGTGCTTCCCGCCACTCCGGACTTCGTCAAGGCGCTCGACATAGACGTGGCGATGGGCGATGACGTCATCGTCGCCTATTCCATGAACGGCGCAGACCTGCCGGTGCTCAACGGCTATCCGGTGCGTCTGGTCGTTCCAGGATATTTCGCGACGTACTGGACGAAAATGCTCAACGACATCGAAGTGCTCTCCGAGACGGATCAGAACTTTTGGATGAAGACGGCGTATCGCATTCCGGCGGATCCCTGCGGCTGCCAGCAACCGGGCGCGACGGTCAAGACGGTGCCGATCACTCGTCTCACGGTGCG includes the following:
- a CDS encoding molybdopterin-dependent oxidoreductase, whose amino-acid sequence is MPYLPGMGRREFLIGGAALGGTLLGAPALAQTVTLPFANGARPVATYPQKRPLIVLTTRPVQLETPFSIFNESEFTPNDAFFVRWHLAGVPTDIDVNAFRINVHGLVTTPLQLSVADLKAGFDAVEIAAVCECSGNSRGFFSPRVAGGQWANGAMGNALWKGVRLKDILAKAGVRDGAVQVRLNGAETPVLPATPDFVKALDIDVAMGDDVIVAYSMNGADLPVLNGYPVRLVVPGYFATYWTKMLNDIEVLSETDQNFWMKTAYRIPADPCGCQQPGATVKTVPITRLTVRSFITSVADGARVAPSVALTVKGIAFDSGYGIQSVLFSADGGGHWTPATLGKDYGKYAFRPWQARFTPQAGTQYALASLAMNTIGEAQRLDNPVWNPGGYLRNTVETVRVEASAS